The following proteins are encoded in a genomic region of Thermococcus pacificus:
- the hypF gene encoding carbamoyltransferase HypF: MKAYHIHVQGIVQAVGFRPFVYRIAHEHNLKGYVKNLGDAGVEIVVEGREEDIEAFLRDLHRKKPPLARIDRVEKREIPPQGFPEFYIERSSKGGKGGDSIIPPDIAICDDCLRELFDPTDKRYMYPFIVCTNCGPRFTIIEDLPYDRENTTMREFPMCDFCRSEYEDPLNRRYHAEPTACPVCGPSYRLYTSDGKELTGDPLRKAAELIDKGYIVAIKGIGGIHLACDATNEEAVVELRRRTFRPQKPFAIMADSLETVKSFAYVSREEEEELTSYRRPIITLRKKEPFPLPENLAPGLHTIGVMLPYAGTHYILFHWSRSKVYVMTSANYPGMPMVKDNERAFEELKEMADYLLLHNRKILNRADDSVIRFVDGKRAVIRRSRGFVPLPVEIPFDYRGLAVGAELMNAFGVSKNGKVYPSQYIGNTGKLEVLEFMREAIAHFRKILRVKDFDLIISDLHPGYNTTKLAMELANELDVELLQVQHHYAHIASVLAEKNLESGVGIALDGVGYGTDGNVWGGEVLYLGYEDVERLAHIDYYPLPGGDLASYYPLRALMGILSKVYSIEELGEIIGRCCPKAVESLKYGKVEFSVILNQLAKGVNTAYASSTGRVLDSLAVLLNVAYRRHYEGEPAMKLESFAMKGKNDLKFEVPVEGELIKVEELFLQALDAIEKASPADIAYSVHLALARAFANVAIEKAMEFGVKDVAISGGVAYNELIVKTIRKAVEASGLRFHATTEVPRGDNGINVGQAFLGGLYLEGYLSKEDLML, encoded by the coding sequence ATGAAGGCGTATCACATTCACGTTCAGGGAATAGTCCAGGCCGTTGGATTCAGGCCCTTCGTCTACAGAATAGCTCACGAGCACAACCTTAAGGGCTACGTCAAGAACCTTGGAGATGCGGGCGTTGAGATAGTGGTTGAGGGCAGAGAGGAGGATATAGAGGCGTTTCTTAGGGACCTACACCGCAAGAAGCCGCCGCTCGCGAGGATTGACAGGGTTGAGAAGAGGGAAATCCCGCCCCAGGGCTTTCCCGAGTTCTACATCGAGAGAAGCTCGAAGGGTGGAAAGGGTGGCGACTCAATAATCCCTCCCGACATAGCAATATGCGACGACTGCCTGAGGGAGCTCTTCGACCCGACCGACAAGCGCTACATGTATCCGTTTATCGTCTGCACCAACTGCGGACCAAGGTTCACGATAATTGAAGACCTCCCCTACGACCGCGAGAACACGACCATGAGAGAGTTCCCCATGTGCGACTTCTGCAGGAGCGAGTATGAAGACCCGCTCAACAGACGCTATCACGCCGAGCCGACGGCCTGTCCCGTCTGCGGGCCGAGTTACCGCTTATACACGAGCGACGGGAAGGAACTAACAGGCGACCCGCTGAGGAAGGCGGCCGAGCTTATAGACAAAGGCTACATAGTGGCCATTAAAGGCATCGGCGGAATTCATTTAGCGTGCGATGCGACCAACGAGGAGGCAGTTGTCGAACTCAGGAGGAGAACATTCAGGCCGCAGAAGCCCTTCGCGATAATGGCCGACTCCCTTGAGACGGTTAAAAGCTTCGCCTACGTGAGCAGGGAAGAGGAAGAAGAACTCACCAGCTACAGGAGGCCGATAATAACGCTCCGCAAGAAGGAACCCTTCCCCCTGCCCGAAAATCTGGCTCCAGGTCTGCACACCATCGGAGTTATGCTCCCCTACGCGGGAACCCACTACATCCTCTTCCACTGGAGCAGGAGTAAAGTCTACGTGATGACTTCAGCGAACTACCCCGGGATGCCGATGGTCAAGGACAACGAGAGGGCCTTCGAGGAGCTTAAAGAGATGGCCGACTACCTCCTCCTGCACAACAGGAAGATACTCAACAGGGCAGATGACAGTGTTATCCGCTTCGTCGATGGGAAGAGGGCCGTTATAAGGCGCTCCCGCGGCTTTGTGCCGTTGCCGGTAGAGATTCCCTTCGATTACCGCGGTTTGGCCGTTGGGGCAGAGCTGATGAATGCATTTGGCGTTTCAAAGAACGGAAAGGTTTACCCGAGCCAGTACATAGGCAACACGGGGAAGCTCGAAGTCCTTGAGTTCATGCGCGAGGCAATAGCGCACTTCAGAAAGATTCTCCGCGTCAAGGACTTTGACTTAATCATCTCTGACCTCCACCCGGGCTACAACACGACGAAGCTGGCGATGGAGCTGGCTAATGAATTGGACGTTGAGCTCCTCCAGGTTCAGCACCACTACGCCCACATAGCGAGCGTTTTGGCAGAAAAGAACCTCGAATCGGGGGTTGGGATTGCCCTCGACGGAGTCGGCTACGGAACCGACGGGAACGTCTGGGGCGGGGAGGTTCTCTACCTGGGCTACGAAGACGTCGAGAGGTTAGCTCATATAGACTACTATCCGCTCCCAGGTGGCGATTTAGCGAGCTACTACCCGCTGAGGGCGTTGATGGGGATTCTGAGCAAAGTCTACTCAATCGAGGAGCTTGGGGAGATAATAGGGCGCTGCTGTCCCAAAGCGGTCGAGAGCCTCAAGTACGGAAAGGTCGAGTTCAGCGTTATCCTCAACCAGCTCGCCAAGGGCGTAAACACCGCCTACGCATCCTCGACTGGAAGGGTTCTAGATTCGCTCGCTGTTTTGCTCAACGTCGCCTACAGGAGGCACTACGAGGGCGAACCCGCGATGAAGCTCGAGAGCTTTGCGATGAAAGGTAAGAACGACCTGAAGTTCGAAGTTCCCGTCGAGGGCGAGCTGATAAAGGTTGAAGAGCTGTTCCTTCAGGCCCTTGATGCAATCGAGAAAGCTTCTCCGGCGGACATAGCGTATTCAGTTCACCTGGCTCTCGCGAGAGCCTTCGCGAACGTTGCCATAGAAAAAGCCATGGAGTTCGGCGTGAAGGACGTTGCTATAAGCGGCGGCGTAGCCTACAACGAGCTCATCGTGAAGACGATTAGAAAAGCGGTTGAAGCATCCGGACTGAGGTTCCACGCGACGACGGAAGTTCCGCGCGGAGACAACGGGATAAACGTCGGCCAGGCCTTCCTCGGCGGCCTCTACCTTGAGGGCTACCTGAGCAAAGAAGATTTGATGCTTTGA
- the cdr gene encoding CoA-disulfide reductase, translating into MERKTVVIIGGGAAGMSTASRVKRLRPEWDVKVFEATEWVSHAPCGVPYVVEGLSPKEKLMHYPPEVFIKKRGIDLHMKAEVIEVEQGKVRVREPDGEHTYEWDYLVFANGASPRVPAIEGIDLPGIFTADLPPDAVAITEYMEKHDVKDVVVIGTGYIALEMAEAFVARGKNVTLIGRSERVLRKTFDKEITDIVEETLKANLNLRLGELTMRFEGDGRVEKVITDAGEYKADLVIVATGIKPNTELARELGVRIGETGAIWTNEKMQTSVENVYAAGDVAETRHLITGRRVWIPLAPAGNKMGYVAGSNIAGKEIHFPGVLGTSVTKFLDLEIGKTGLTEVEAIKEGYDVRTAFIKAKTKPHYYPGAREIWLKGVVDNETNRLLGVQAVGAEILPRIDTAAAMLTAGFTTKDVFFTDLAYAPPFAPVWDPLIVLARVLKF; encoded by the coding sequence ATGGAGAGAAAAACGGTTGTTATCATAGGCGGTGGAGCAGCGGGAATGAGCACTGCATCGCGTGTCAAGAGGCTCAGGCCCGAGTGGGACGTCAAGGTCTTTGAAGCTACCGAATGGGTAAGCCACGCCCCCTGCGGCGTTCCCTACGTCGTCGAGGGGCTTTCACCGAAGGAGAAGCTGATGCACTACCCGCCCGAGGTCTTCATCAAGAAGCGCGGCATTGACCTCCACATGAAAGCAGAAGTCATTGAAGTCGAGCAGGGGAAAGTCCGAGTGAGAGAGCCCGACGGGGAGCACACCTACGAGTGGGATTACCTCGTCTTCGCCAACGGTGCCTCTCCAAGGGTTCCGGCGATAGAGGGCATAGACCTTCCGGGGATTTTCACCGCCGACCTGCCCCCTGATGCGGTCGCAATAACCGAATACATGGAGAAGCACGACGTCAAGGACGTGGTCGTCATCGGAACCGGCTACATCGCCCTTGAGATGGCCGAGGCCTTCGTCGCGAGGGGTAAAAACGTGACCCTCATCGGCAGGAGCGAGCGCGTTCTCAGGAAGACCTTCGACAAGGAGATCACCGACATAGTGGAGGAGACGCTTAAGGCTAACCTCAACCTCCGCCTAGGGGAGCTCACCATGCGCTTTGAGGGCGACGGAAGGGTCGAAAAGGTCATCACCGACGCCGGAGAGTACAAGGCGGATCTCGTCATAGTTGCCACTGGGATAAAGCCGAACACCGAACTGGCCAGAGAATTGGGCGTCAGGATAGGCGAGACCGGCGCGATATGGACGAACGAGAAGATGCAGACGAGCGTCGAGAACGTTTACGCGGCCGGAGATGTTGCGGAGACGAGGCACCTCATCACGGGCAGGCGTGTGTGGATACCCCTCGCCCCGGCAGGAAACAAGATGGGTTACGTGGCCGGAAGCAACATAGCCGGGAAGGAGATACACTTCCCCGGAGTGCTTGGAACGAGCGTCACCAAGTTCCTCGACCTTGAGATAGGCAAGACGGGTCTCACCGAGGTCGAAGCAATAAAGGAGGGCTATGACGTCAGGACGGCGTTCATCAAGGCCAAGACGAAGCCCCACTACTACCCAGGAGCCAGGGAAATATGGTTGAAGGGAGTTGTTGACAACGAGACCAACAGGCTCCTCGGTGTCCAGGCCGTCGGTGCCGAGATACTGCCAAGGATAGACACCGCCGCGGCGATGCTCACCGCTGGATTCACTACGAAGGATGTCTTCTTCACCGACCTTGCCTACGCGCCGCCCTTCGCCCCGGTCTGGGATCCGCTGATAGTCCTTGCCAGGGTTCTGAAGTTCTGA
- a CDS encoding cysteine desulfurase, with amino-acid sequence MKIPDDVRKDIPLTSEVIYFDNTATSLTPKPVIEAMDEYYLRYRANVHRGVHRLSQMATHKYEESRKVVADFINAEFEEVVFTKNTSESLNLVALGLEHLFKPGDKIVTTPYEHHSDLLPWQRLAKKKGLKLEFIEGDDEGNLDLSDAEKKIRGAKLVAVQHVSNALGVIHEVEELGKLAKEEGAIFVVDAAQSAGHMEVDVRKLNADFLAFSGHKGPMGPTGIGVLYINREFFDVFEPPLIGGGTIEDVDFDGYKLTEPPERFEAGTPNIGGAIGLAAGIRYIQRIGLDKIERQEHKLVKRITEGLDELEVPWYGPRNLKKHAGVVSFNVPPLHPHDVAAILDGRNIMVRSGHHCALPVMKKLGINGTVRASFHVYNSVEEVETFLGVMEELVKSLRG; translated from the coding sequence ATGAAGATTCCGGACGACGTTAGGAAGGATATTCCGCTTACCAGCGAGGTCATCTACTTCGACAACACGGCCACTTCGCTAACTCCGAAGCCCGTTATCGAGGCCATGGACGAGTATTACCTAAGGTACCGCGCCAACGTCCACCGCGGGGTTCATCGCCTTTCCCAGATGGCGACGCACAAGTACGAGGAGAGCAGGAAGGTCGTGGCCGACTTCATCAACGCAGAGTTTGAAGAGGTGGTTTTTACCAAGAACACGAGCGAGAGCCTCAACCTTGTAGCACTGGGACTGGAGCACCTCTTCAAGCCGGGGGACAAGATAGTGACGACCCCCTACGAGCACCACTCGGATTTGCTCCCCTGGCAGAGGCTGGCGAAGAAAAAGGGCCTGAAGCTGGAGTTCATTGAAGGGGACGACGAGGGCAACCTCGATTTAAGCGACGCCGAGAAAAAGATAAGGGGCGCGAAGTTAGTGGCAGTTCAGCACGTCTCCAACGCTCTTGGCGTCATCCACGAGGTTGAAGAGCTTGGAAAGCTCGCTAAGGAGGAGGGAGCGATATTTGTCGTTGACGCCGCCCAGAGCGCCGGCCACATGGAAGTTGATGTGAGGAAACTGAACGCGGACTTTTTAGCGTTTTCAGGCCATAAGGGGCCGATGGGTCCAACGGGAATAGGGGTGCTCTACATCAACCGGGAGTTCTTTGACGTCTTTGAGCCACCGCTCATCGGAGGCGGGACAATTGAAGACGTTGATTTCGACGGTTACAAACTGACAGAGCCACCTGAGCGCTTCGAGGCGGGAACGCCGAACATCGGCGGGGCGATAGGCCTCGCAGCAGGAATACGCTACATCCAGAGGATAGGGCTCGATAAGATCGAGAGGCAGGAGCACAAACTCGTGAAGCGCATCACTGAAGGCCTGGACGAGCTGGAAGTCCCGTGGTACGGGCCGAGGAACCTGAAGAAGCACGCCGGAGTTGTGAGCTTCAACGTTCCACCGCTTCACCCCCACGACGTGGCGGCGATACTCGACGGGAGAAACATAATGGTGAGGAGCGGCCACCACTGCGCCCTGCCGGTTATGAAGAAACTCGGGATAAACGGCACGGTCAGGGCTTCCTTCCACGTCTACAACAGCGTTGAAGAGGTCGAGACTTTCCTGGGAGTGATGGAGGAGCTGGTAAAAAGTTTGAGAGGTTAG
- the hypE gene encoding hydrogenase expression/formation protein HypE has translation MGEKIKLEHGAGGEIMEELLRDVILKTLTLKSAGGIGLDALDDGATIPFGDKHVVFTIDGHTVKPLFFPGGDIGRLAVSGTVNDLAVMGAQPLALANSMIIGEGLDMDVLERVLRSMDETAREVPVPIVTGDTKVVEDPIEMFVITAGIGIAERPISDAGAKVGDAVLVSGTIGDHGIALMSHREGIAFETELKSDVAPIWDVVKAVGDAIGWENIHAMKDPTRAGLSNALNEIARKSNVGILVREADIPIRPEVRAASEMLGISPYDVANEGKVVMVVAKEYAEEALEAMRKTEKGKNAAIIGEVIDQYRGKVILETGIGGKRFMEPPEGDPVPRIC, from the coding sequence ATGGGAGAAAAGATAAAGCTCGAACACGGAGCCGGCGGAGAGATAATGGAGGAGCTTTTGAGGGACGTGATACTCAAAACGCTGACCCTCAAGAGCGCCGGTGGAATAGGACTCGACGCCCTCGACGATGGGGCGACGATACCCTTTGGCGATAAGCACGTAGTCTTCACAATAGACGGTCACACCGTTAAACCGCTCTTCTTCCCCGGCGGAGACATCGGCAGGTTGGCAGTCAGCGGTACGGTGAACGACCTGGCTGTTATGGGAGCCCAGCCGCTCGCTTTGGCGAATTCCATGATAATCGGCGAGGGCCTTGATATGGACGTCCTTGAGAGGGTTCTCCGCTCGATGGATGAGACGGCCAGAGAAGTGCCAGTCCCGATAGTCACGGGCGACACCAAGGTCGTTGAAGACCCGATAGAGATGTTCGTAATCACCGCAGGAATAGGTATTGCCGAGAGGCCGATAAGCGATGCCGGGGCCAAAGTTGGAGACGCTGTTTTGGTCAGCGGGACGATAGGAGACCACGGGATAGCGCTGATGAGCCACCGCGAGGGGATAGCCTTTGAGACCGAGCTGAAGAGCGATGTCGCGCCGATATGGGACGTCGTTAAAGCGGTGGGGGATGCAATAGGCTGGGAGAACATCCACGCGATGAAGGACCCGACGAGGGCTGGTTTGAGCAACGCGCTCAACGAGATCGCTCGTAAGAGCAACGTGGGAATCCTCGTAAGGGAAGCGGATATTCCAATAAGGCCCGAAGTTAGGGCCGCGAGCGAGATGCTTGGCATAAGCCCCTACGACGTTGCTAACGAGGGCAAGGTCGTGATGGTTGTGGCTAAAGAATACGCCGAGGAGGCCCTTGAAGCAATGAGAAAAACCGAAAAGGGCAAGAACGCGGCGATAATCGGTGAGGTAATAGACCAGTACCGCGGGAAGGTTATTCTTGAAACGGGAATCGGTGGGAAGAGGTTTATGGAACCCCCTGAGGGGGACCCGGTTCCGAGGATATGCTGA
- a CDS encoding HypC/HybG/HupF family hydrogenase formation chaperone, with protein MCLAVPGRIIEIEGKTAVVDFGGVKREVRLDLLPEAKVGDYVIVHTGFAIERLDEKRALEILEAWAEVERALEG; from the coding sequence ATGTGCTTAGCCGTCCCCGGAAGGATCATCGAGATTGAAGGAAAAACCGCCGTTGTTGATTTCGGAGGCGTTAAGAGGGAGGTAAGGCTCGACCTTCTCCCGGAGGCTAAAGTGGGCGATTACGTGATAGTTCACACGGGCTTTGCCATAGAGAGGCTCGACGAGAAGAGGGCACTTGAGATACTTGAGGCCTGGGCCGAGGTCGAGAGGGCCTTGGAGGGCTGA
- a CDS encoding potassium channel family protein, with protein MCEYVYENGQKCRLKPVEGSKYCPLHIPYDEAERLLGESAGKVKGEAFQRRLKSGYTYFEGVYLYDVKISELKTEKPVVFKNSTIRTILFDSVDVPGVTFYNSRVGRIILFGSRVGTFLLQGSHVFGLNILRASFSNSIYIRDSSVRYVMINSTEYVGTGEKGEEEYGEKKALGRIELSNLSDVRRIGINVRYPLLKRILEEHGINPVSSSERSVKVTDLVLRDIEFDQATRFKRQIRLSVRRLHGGLVLENLNIFGHAEVTGSWLRNPEFIHTRVMGNLIFRRTAFHGDFAWNSTVLPNIPVELSVEGFVDVENCRFSSPRAAEVFYRLARISWERNGDFERADNYYYLEMVAKRNSRLGGRRKGVKRIFIKLEAVFEWLFADLTCKYGTDWKRPILIWLVAVNVFFPILYILTASVEGLSSTMGIMDYEYFSIVTATTLGYGDYHPIGVGRAIASVEALFGMFMWAVFLTVFARKYMR; from the coding sequence ATGTGCGAATACGTTTATGAAAACGGCCAGAAGTGCAGGCTGAAACCGGTTGAGGGCTCGAAGTATTGCCCCCTCCATATCCCGTACGATGAGGCTGAGCGGCTGTTAGGTGAGAGTGCTGGGAAAGTTAAGGGAGAGGCCTTCCAAAGGCGCCTGAAATCGGGATACACCTACTTTGAGGGCGTCTACCTCTATGACGTTAAAATCAGCGAACTCAAGACAGAGAAGCCTGTAGTCTTCAAGAACTCCACGATCAGGACGATACTCTTCGACTCCGTTGATGTCCCCGGGGTAACATTCTACAACTCTCGGGTGGGGAGGATAATCCTGTTCGGGAGCAGGGTTGGAACTTTTCTCCTCCAGGGCTCCCACGTCTTCGGATTGAACATCCTCAGGGCGAGTTTTTCCAACTCAATTTACATAAGGGATTCCAGCGTCCGCTACGTCATGATAAACTCGACGGAATACGTGGGCACCGGTGAGAAGGGCGAAGAAGAGTATGGGGAGAAGAAGGCGTTGGGGAGGATAGAACTGAGTAACCTTAGCGACGTGAGGAGGATTGGAATCAACGTTCGCTACCCCTTGCTGAAGCGTATCCTGGAAGAACATGGCATAAATCCCGTCTCCTCATCGGAGAGGAGCGTCAAGGTCACAGATTTAGTTCTCAGAGACATCGAGTTCGATCAAGCCACGAGATTCAAGAGGCAGATTCGGCTGAGCGTGAGGCGTCTCCACGGCGGCCTGGTCCTCGAAAACCTCAACATCTTTGGCCATGCGGAGGTTACCGGCAGCTGGCTTCGGAACCCTGAGTTCATCCACACGAGGGTCATGGGTAACCTGATATTCCGGAGGACGGCCTTCCATGGCGACTTTGCATGGAATTCGACAGTTCTTCCCAACATCCCGGTTGAACTGAGCGTCGAGGGCTTTGTCGATGTGGAAAACTGCAGGTTCAGCAGCCCGCGGGCGGCGGAGGTGTTCTACCGCCTCGCCAGGATCAGCTGGGAGAGGAACGGGGACTTTGAGAGGGCCGACAATTACTACTACCTTGAGATGGTGGCCAAGAGGAATTCACGGCTGGGGGGCAGGAGAAAGGGCGTTAAAAGAATCTTCATAAAGCTGGAGGCCGTCTTCGAGTGGCTGTTTGCTGACCTGACCTGTAAGTACGGAACCGACTGGAAGAGGCCGATACTCATATGGCTTGTGGCCGTCAACGTCTTCTTTCCCATCCTCTACATCCTCACAGCGAGCGTTGAAGGCCTTTCAAGCACAATGGGAATCATGGACTACGAGTACTTCAGCATCGTAACCGCCACCACACTCGGCTACGGTGACTACCACCCAATAGGTGTGGGGAGGGCTATAGCGTCGGTCGAGGCGCTCTTCGGAATGTTCATGTGGGCGGTCTTCCTGACAGTGTTTGCGAGGAAGTACATGAGGTGA
- a CDS encoding ATP-NAD kinase family protein, producing the protein MRVGLIVNPIAGMGGKVALKGTDGVVGEAIKRGARPIAADLVRLFLSELTHYEEARKIEFLTGPGPLGEDVLREFDFPYEVIRHREIGYHLVEGIRIPDTTSEDTKELSKSMLGKVGLLIFAGGDGTARDVVEAVDEKAPILGIPTGVKMYSGVFAASPEDAARVLVEFIRGKARLEEREVRDIDEEAYRHDEVKARTYGKALVPVVETLVQGSKEGVPLDEEDELEAIAEALAEEILENDGIYFLGSGSTIKRIKDALGIDGTLLGVDVVEVQGGRARLLVKDATEKDLLRFVDRNPKIVVTVIGGLNFLFGRGNQQFSAEVLRHIPKENIIVVATPSKVRNGFIRVYTGDREVDEKLRGYIKVRVSPWMERMVKVV; encoded by the coding sequence ATGCGCGTTGGACTCATAGTCAACCCAATAGCCGGAATGGGAGGAAAAGTTGCCCTCAAAGGCACCGATGGGGTTGTGGGAGAGGCCATAAAACGTGGAGCCAGGCCCATAGCCGCTGACCTCGTGAGACTGTTTCTTAGTGAATTGACACACTACGAAGAGGCCCGAAAAATTGAGTTTCTAACCGGTCCGGGGCCGCTCGGGGAAGATGTTCTTAGGGAGTTCGATTTTCCCTACGAGGTTATCCGGCATAGGGAGATAGGCTATCACCTTGTTGAAGGGATCAGAATTCCGGACACCACTTCAGAGGACACAAAGGAACTCTCGAAGAGCATGCTGGGAAAAGTCGGGTTGCTCATCTTCGCAGGCGGCGACGGAACTGCTAGGGACGTCGTTGAAGCCGTCGATGAGAAAGCCCCCATCCTGGGAATACCCACCGGCGTCAAGATGTACTCAGGAGTCTTTGCCGCATCGCCGGAGGACGCGGCGAGGGTTTTAGTGGAGTTCATCAGGGGAAAGGCAAGGCTTGAGGAGAGAGAGGTCAGGGACATAGACGAAGAAGCCTACAGGCACGACGAGGTTAAGGCCAGAACCTACGGGAAGGCCCTCGTTCCGGTCGTTGAGACCCTCGTTCAGGGGAGCAAGGAGGGAGTTCCCCTCGATGAGGAGGACGAGCTTGAAGCCATAGCTGAAGCCCTTGCGGAGGAGATACTCGAGAACGACGGGATTTACTTCCTCGGCTCCGGCTCAACGATAAAGAGAATAAAGGACGCGCTTGGAATAGACGGAACGCTGCTCGGCGTCGATGTCGTTGAGGTTCAGGGTGGAAGGGCTAGACTCCTCGTAAAGGACGCGACCGAGAAAGACCTCCTCAGGTTTGTTGATCGGAACCCGAAAATCGTTGTCACGGTCATCGGGGGCCTCAACTTCCTCTTCGGCAGGGGCAACCAGCAGTTCTCTGCGGAAGTTCTGAGGCACATTCCCAAGGAGAACATAATAGTCGTCGCCACGCCCTCAAAAGTCCGGAATGGCTTTATCAGGGTCTACACGGGCGACAGAGAAGTGGACGAAAAGCTTAGGGGGTACATAAAGGTCAGGGTGAGCCCCTGGATGGAGAGAATGGTGAAGGTTGTCTGA
- the hypD gene encoding hydrogenase formation protein HypD, with the protein MEPLSVFKDRKIAQRIVRQIHEEAKGLEEVRFMHVCGTHEDTVTRFGIRSLLPENVKIVSGPGCPVCITPVEDIVKMREIMKEAYAEGDRIILTTFGDMYKIPTPLGSFADLKSEGYDVRIVYSIFDTYRIAKENPDRTVVHFSPGFETTTAPTAGMLNTVVEEGLENFRIYSVHRLTPPAVEALVKQGTKFHGLIDPGHVSTIIGVKGWEYLTGDYGIPQVIAGFEPVDVLMGILMLIRMVKSGEVKILNEYTRAVRYEGNVTAQRLIEKFFEVKDAKWRALGVIPKSGLELKREWRELEIRTYYDPEVPKLPDLEKGCLCGAVLRGLALPTDCPHFGKTCTPRSPVGPCMVSYEGTCQIFYKYGVLF; encoded by the coding sequence ATGGAGCCGCTCAGTGTTTTTAAGGACAGGAAAATCGCCCAGAGGATCGTGAGGCAGATACACGAGGAAGCGAAGGGACTGGAAGAGGTCCGCTTCATGCACGTCTGCGGAACCCACGAGGACACGGTAACGCGTTTCGGGATACGCTCCCTTCTCCCGGAGAACGTCAAAATCGTCAGTGGGCCCGGCTGTCCTGTCTGCATAACCCCCGTAGAGGACATAGTCAAGATGCGTGAGATCATGAAGGAGGCCTACGCCGAAGGGGACAGGATAATCCTCACGACCTTCGGGGACATGTACAAGATCCCGACCCCCCTGGGGAGCTTCGCTGATTTGAAGAGTGAAGGCTACGACGTGAGAATAGTTTACTCCATCTTCGACACCTACAGGATAGCGAAGGAGAACCCGGACAGGACGGTTGTTCACTTCAGTCCCGGCTTCGAGACAACAACGGCCCCAACCGCCGGGATGCTCAACACCGTCGTGGAAGAGGGGCTTGAGAACTTCAGGATTTACTCCGTCCACCGCCTAACGCCACCGGCAGTTGAGGCGCTTGTAAAGCAGGGCACCAAGTTCCACGGCCTCATCGACCCCGGCCACGTCTCGACGATAATCGGCGTTAAGGGCTGGGAGTACCTCACCGGGGACTACGGCATACCGCAGGTCATAGCTGGTTTTGAGCCCGTTGATGTTCTGATGGGAATCCTTATGCTCATTAGAATGGTCAAAAGCGGGGAGGTAAAGATACTCAACGAGTACACTCGCGCCGTCAGGTACGAGGGCAACGTTACAGCTCAGAGGCTCATAGAGAAGTTCTTCGAGGTCAAAGACGCCAAGTGGAGAGCCCTCGGAGTTATTCCGAAGAGCGGGCTTGAGCTGAAGAGGGAGTGGAGGGAGCTTGAGATAAGAACCTACTACGACCCGGAGGTCCCCAAGCTTCCAGACCTCGAAAAGGGCTGTCTCTGCGGGGCAGTGCTGAGGGGTCTGGCGCTCCCAACCGACTGCCCGCACTTCGGCAAGACCTGCACGCCCAGGAGTCCCGTTGGCCCGTGCATGGTGTCCTACGAGGGAACCTGCCAGATATTCTACAAGTACGGCGTCTTGTTCTGA